In Phaeobacter inhibens DSM 16374, the following proteins share a genomic window:
- a CDS encoding glycosyltransferase family protein, whose translation MKILIAVTHLLGTGHLSRALTLGRAFAAAGHRAYIVSGGGSAPHLDHSGVDLIQLPPLRSDGVAFNRLLTPTGEQADDTYLNNRVEQLCDTLRDIEPDILITELFPFGRRSLKHEFLALLDRATKLSKPPVVLASIRDILAPPSKPKKAQDAATILTSHYDGVLVHSDPQATRLEASWPVTAEVSKKLHYTGYVAPAAPTPHPEGVGKGEILVSAGGGSVGSALYQVAAKAAKLRPALRWRILVGGSSAAEEIMRLKEQHGETAAILEPARPDFRQMLHGAAASVSMCGYNTALDLLQTGVPAVIVPFDAGNEVEQSLRAASLTPLHGITSLSAADLTPEALCAALDNVIAAPARPTDGFRFDGAARTVEIACNLAKERA comes from the coding sequence ATGAAAATTCTGATTGCCGTAACGCATCTGTTGGGCACAGGACATCTGTCCCGTGCCCTGACACTGGGTCGCGCCTTCGCCGCTGCCGGGCATCGGGCCTACATTGTATCGGGCGGTGGCTCCGCACCCCACCTTGACCACAGCGGCGTTGATCTAATCCAGCTCCCCCCGCTACGCTCTGACGGGGTGGCGTTTAACCGATTGCTGACACCAACCGGCGAGCAAGCTGACGATACCTATCTGAACAATCGTGTTGAGCAGCTCTGCGATACGCTTCGAGATATCGAACCCGATATTCTGATCACCGAGTTATTTCCCTTTGGTCGGCGCAGCCTAAAGCACGAGTTTCTAGCACTTTTGGACCGGGCCACTAAGCTGTCCAAACCACCCGTCGTTCTGGCATCAATACGCGACATTCTCGCACCACCTTCAAAACCCAAGAAGGCGCAGGATGCCGCCACAATTTTGACCTCACACTACGACGGCGTGTTGGTTCATTCCGATCCGCAGGCCACCCGATTGGAGGCCTCATGGCCAGTTACAGCCGAGGTCTCGAAGAAGCTTCACTACACCGGTTACGTTGCTCCAGCTGCGCCGACCCCGCATCCTGAGGGTGTCGGCAAAGGCGAGATCCTTGTCAGCGCCGGTGGCGGCAGTGTTGGTTCTGCGCTTTATCAGGTTGCTGCGAAAGCTGCCAAATTACGACCCGCCCTGCGATGGCGCATCCTAGTAGGCGGTAGCAGTGCGGCCGAGGAAATCATGCGCCTGAAAGAACAGCACGGTGAAACCGCTGCCATTCTGGAGCCGGCGCGGCCAGATTTTCGTCAAATGCTTCATGGTGCTGCGGCCTCAGTCAGCATGTGCGGCTACAACACCGCACTGGATTTGCTGCAGACGGGGGTGCCTGCGGTGATTGTTCCCTTTGATGCGGGCAACGAAGTTGAGCAATCTCTGCGTGCCGCCAGCCTTACCCCGCTTCACGGTATCACCTCCCTGTCTGCCGCCGATTTGACGCCGGAGGCGCTTTGCGCGGCATTGGACAACGTCATCGCCGCCCCTGCACGACCAACCGATGGCTTCCGGTTTGACGGCGCGGCCCGAACGGTAGAGATTGCCTGCAACTTGGCAAAGGAGCGTGCATGA
- a CDS encoding polysaccharide deacetylase family protein, protein MTPDWTSLDRELSRWQDDGLILPIWWRDDDAIAPTPQLDRLIELSERLALPAHLAIIARDATPALADRLAQVDALVPVVHGWAHENHASAGDKKAEFGTHRPIDDVLEDAENALTRLRGLLGDRLQPMFVPPWNRIDTDVEPWLAGLGYSALSTFTPRRRAKAAPGLWQINTHLDPIDWKGSCGLVAPTLLLSQLVTQLAARRKGQADVAEPYGILTHHLVQDDATWGFCEDVMRRLLDGPGRAWVFDERII, encoded by the coding sequence ATGACACCGGATTGGACCAGCTTGGACCGCGAGCTTTCTCGATGGCAGGACGATGGGCTGATCCTGCCAATCTGGTGGCGCGACGACGACGCTATTGCCCCCACGCCGCAGCTGGATCGACTGATTGAGCTGTCAGAGCGTCTGGCCCTGCCAGCCCATCTTGCGATCATTGCGCGGGATGCAACACCCGCCCTTGCGGACCGATTGGCGCAGGTGGACGCGCTGGTGCCTGTCGTGCATGGCTGGGCGCATGAAAACCACGCGAGCGCCGGTGACAAGAAGGCAGAATTTGGCACCCACCGTCCGATCGACGATGTGCTGGAAGACGCTGAGAATGCCTTGACCCGGCTGCGTGGCCTACTGGGTGACCGGCTGCAACCAATGTTTGTCCCGCCCTGGAACCGGATAGATACCGATGTCGAACCTTGGCTCGCCGGGTTGGGCTACAGCGCCCTGTCGACCTTCACCCCACGCCGTCGGGCAAAAGCGGCACCAGGCCTCTGGCAGATCAACACCCATCTCGACCCAATTGACTGGAAGGGATCATGCGGGCTTGTAGCGCCAACGCTGCTGCTATCACAGCTGGTGACACAGCTTGCCGCGCGTCGTAAGGGGCAAGCCGATGTTGCCGAACCCTATGGCATCCTCACCCACCATCTGGTGCAGGATGATGCGACTTGGGGATTTTGCGAGGATGTGATGCGCCGCCTGCTGGATGGTCCGGGGCGCGCTTGGGTATTTGATGAAAGGATTATCTGA
- a CDS encoding class I SAM-dependent methyltransferase, whose product MSRLDSMLRRLTAQRDGLNWAAEQVRNLAGDVLDIGLGNGRTYDHLRETLPDRRVRVIDRVLQCHPSCVPPEADFLQGEARPMLDKLAQEGSPIILAHYDLGFGVKEKDVAEAAALSPAIAAVMAHGGIIVSGQPLVGFDELDCPQGIPSGRYLFYQVR is encoded by the coding sequence ATGAGCCGCTTGGATTCCATGCTGCGCCGTCTGACCGCGCAGCGGGATGGGCTGAATTGGGCCGCAGAGCAGGTTCGCAACCTTGCCGGAGATGTGCTCGACATCGGTTTGGGCAATGGGCGTACCTATGACCACCTGCGCGAAACACTGCCGGACCGGCGGGTTCGCGTCATTGACCGGGTGTTGCAGTGCCACCCCTCCTGTGTGCCGCCAGAGGCTGATTTCTTGCAAGGTGAAGCCCGTCCGATGCTAGACAAGCTGGCGCAGGAAGGTAGCCCGATCATATTAGCCCACTACGACCTTGGCTTTGGTGTGAAAGAAAAAGACGTCGCCGAAGCCGCTGCTCTATCCCCTGCGATTGCGGCTGTGATGGCACATGGAGGGATCATCGTCTCTGGCCAGCCCCTCGTCGGCTTTGATGAGCTGGACTGCCCGCAAGGGATACCTTCTGGACGCTACCTTTTCTATCAGGTGAGATGA